Genomic DNA from ANME-2 cluster archaeon:
TGACAACCGGTACACAGAGTCGTATTCTCAAGCACAAGCACGGGTTTGGTGAGACTATCATTATGCATCCAGCCACCGTTATGGCACGATGCATTGGTACAGTTCGGTGATGTAGTACCCCAGGCACCGGCATTCAGACTATGTTCGGGAACACTTGCATTGAATGTAGGATTCACCATTATGCCGGTACTGTTGAACGCTGACCCTGCCTGGTGGCAGTAACTGCAATTCACACCACCCGACCAGGTACGAAGGTCTGTTCTCTTCCTGCCATAGTGGGCGATAAGGTAACTATCATTGGTCCGGTCGGCCGGGTCTGCAGCCGCAGGACCGATATCAAGGAGTTTCATCTCGGTAAGATTGTGGCATACTACACAGGACGACATGTTATTCGTGCCATTACCTGCTTTGAGTTCGCTGCCGCCGTAAAAGTGTTCAACTACTGCAGGAATTACACCAGCACCTGATAGGTTGGTTGGTTTATTGGTACCAACATGGCATTCCTCACAGGTGTAAGGTTCAACCCCATTAAAGTCACCCAGACGGTCAGCATGTGACGTTGCCGTTGCAGGATAGGTACCGTTATTGATGTGGCATGCCCAGCAGATCTTGTTGGTGTCACTTATGGCATACGGGTTGGTGATAGTTGATAGATTCTGGATATTCTGGTGAATTGATAGTGAATCATTCATTACCGTGAAATTGACCTTGGGTGCAGTACCGCCAATATCATGGCATGATATACAATCAGCCCCGAATCCACCCACTGCCACTCTATGCACGAAATCTTTCGTAGTAGGAGTTGATATCGTGAGCAATAGAGCACCGTGACAGGGCTGGCATGTACTGTCATTGACATTGCTCCCCATGAACGAGTGATTGTACCATACCTGGCCGGAATTATCCCATGCAGTGCCATTGAGCGTATTGTTCAGTACAATGGTCGGTGGAACCGGGGTCCACTGGGTACCGTTATAGTAGGGTGCAGAATTGACATGACACCCTCGGCACCAGGTGTTGGTGCTGGTGATGCTGGTGTTCAATGCCTGGCCGTTGCGGATACTCTCGATAAGACCCGTGGCAGGGTCGCTGTGCCTGGTATCGTTGTGACAGTATTCGCAGGCTTCGTTGGTGGTGTTCCAGTAAACAGTGCTATTCCACCGGCTGCCGTTATTGAGGTTATCGCTGTGAGCGAACATGCCGCCGGTATTTGCAACGAGCGGTCGGGTGGGAGTGAAGTTGGAAAGGGTGGCGTTGTTGCTATGACAGCGGACACAGTCAATTGCAGTAACGTTGGATGTGCTGAAGGTATCGTCCTGCTGGAGATAGTTCATAGGATGAATTTCAGTGGAATTATAGGTGTGACAGGCAGTACAGTTTACAGCCTGGTTATGGCGCGTCTTGTTTGTAGTAACCATGTTACCGCTGTAAGTCTTTGATATCCCATGACATGCCAGGCAAAGAGTATCGTTTATTATTGGCTTCTTGAGAGGTTCATCATGGAACTGGTATCCCGTGCTATTGTGGCATTCGCTCGCATTACAACCCGGGTTCGTGCTATTGTATCTCAGGCTGTGGTTATTTATCGAAGTATTCGAAGGGTCTGTAAATACACCGCTGAATTCAACGGTGGCGTTTTTATGGCAGTAGGAACAATAATCAGCACTTCCCGGTGTTTTGCCGAATGCTGATCTGTTCTTGCCATAATGGTAGAAACTCAGGTTCCCACCTGTGAAGCGCTCTCCATCACCGATAAAACTGCCGGTGTCGGTATCGTTATTGTAAAGTACCATGCTGGAAACATTCTCATGGCAGTCGATACATGAAGCCTGGGCGCTGGTCGTATTCCAGAGTGCAGAGATATTCCCTCCGTTGAAATGGTTTGAAACGGGTTTTGCAGGTTGCGGGTCTCCATTGAAAGTAACCCCATATTTGGCTCCCCCGGCAACATGGCAGTCCACGCACATAAAAGGATTCGCAAATCGGTCACCCATTCCGCCGGTTACATTACCAGCAGAATCATGACATGCCCAGCAGGCCCCATTATCTGAGAAGTAGCCCTGTGACGAAGCATTCAAGGAATTCATGCCCGCATGCACACTGCTGTTGAAAGTGGTTGTATTGATATGATGGGTCACGTTTGTGCTTGACATCTGATGGCATTTGATACAATCAGGGTCACCTCCCCGGGTCACATTGGCTGAATGGAAATCCAGCGGTTGAGCTCCCCCGGCATGGCAGTCCCAGCATTCCTCTTTAGTGACCGTTGCATTTACATGTTGAGGAACACCGGTAACAAGAGCAGTTACATTGGACGGTGCACCCCACCAGGTCGATTCGACCAGGGTGCCAATGCTCGTATTAGCACCAAGATGACAGATCCTGCAATCACTGGTATTGGGCATATGGTCTATGGTCTGCGTGAACCGGTAGGGACTCATATTTGAGTCAGGCAATCCGAAGTTATAAAAAGCATAATACCCGCCTGCAGAACCGTTCTTCTCCCGGCCTACACCATGGCATGAACCATTGCCTGTATTATTATCAAAACTAAAACATGTTGAGGGTGTTATCTGGGTGGTGGTGGAATAGGCAGCACTTTGATTGGGTACCTGTATCAAGGTCAATGGTCTATTGATATGGTTGACCACTCCGGGCATTGTTTCGTTAATATCGCTTCTCAGCTGGATCTTATCACTGAATGGCCCGGAAGGACTCGAATAATGACACTCTTCACAGATATTGGTATTATTATCTGATATAAATGTCATTGGTTCTACGTCTTCTTTATGGCAGGCATAGCACCCTTCATTATCCTGCCGCTGCTGGCCCGCCTGGACCTCATAATCAATACCGTCACCCTCCCAGTCAAAACCAAAGGTATGGATGTCAGCGGCCTTGGATAGGTTTTCCCTATGGAATGTTGTATCATTGCCATGACAGTTGCTGCAAAATCCTGCTGTCTTATTCACTGGATGCCGTATCTGGTCTGAAACGTTCCACTGGACACCAACACTTGTATTCTTATGACAAAGGCTGCAATCAACAACCGTGGAGATAAGAGTAGAAGTGTTGGCGTAATGAGACACATTTGATAAGAGGGTAACATTAGATGCATTATTGTCATTTAATATCCTGGGGGTCAGGCTTTGATTATGGCAATAGCTGCAATTATCAAAAGTATCGATATCTGTAGATAGATTTATATTCTGAATATGTTCCAGTACAATGGGAATAGATGGGCCACTGATGTTACTGCCGGGGAGTGTCCCGTTTATATGACAATCCCCCTCATTGCAATTCAGAGGATTCGTGTAATTGGCAGGATTGGTGGCATTCACTGCAGCATCTGAGTGAGTTCCGATAGGAGCAGTTCCGTTCCCATGACATGCCCAACATACCCGGTTCAATGGGTCTATTGATGCATTATAAGGTGTACCATTGTTCAAATCAGCATGCACACTGGCATTTATTGCTGAAATATTGACATCAAGATAGGGGGCTGTATTATTATGACAGCTAAGACAATCTCCGTTCGATGCATCTAATACAGGCAAAAGGGCCAATAAAAATAAAATTAAAAAAGTAGCTCTAACTGCATTTGTCTCTGCCCATTGCATTCTATACACCTATCGGCAACACACTGTATGGTTTTATACCATTAATGTTAATACCTGTTTAAAGTATTTATTCAAAGAGTCAATTCAGGATAATCGTGTTTCTTGTATTCTCATAAATGTTTTGATTTCATATCCATTCTAATTTTTTTTAAGAATTTATAAACTCAATATTATTTATAAATGCCTGAAATTCTTATATTTTGTATGTTCTTGTATGTATCATCCTTATAAAAATACCTTTTCAACCTTTGAGATATACTGGTGTCAATCTCCTCTCAAGGAATGAAAATGACACATCAATGAATAATGCGAGCACTATAGCAGGAAGGGCTCCAGCCAAGATCTTATCCGTGTTAAAAGCTATCAGACCTTCAAATACCAGTTCTCCCAGTCCACCGCTACCAATAATTGCGGTCAGTATAGCGATACTATTGGCCAGGATAGCTGCAAATTTTATACCTGCGAACATTGCAGGGTATGCATTTGGTATTCTAATGTGACGGTTGATCTGCCAGTCAGTTAATCCAATACCTTTAGCATATTCTATTAATAATGGATCAATATTGGTTAGGCCTATATAGGAATTTTTAATAATGGGGAGCAAAGCCCTTAGCATAATGGCTATTATAGCCGGGGTGAAACCTATTCCAATAAGTGGAA
This window encodes:
- a CDS encoding ABC transporter permease: MVIFSTIADATVEHIVLTYSALFISIVIAIPLAFASLYSTRLASIVIKFANLAQAVPSFAVVAIVVPLIGIGFTPAIIAIMLRALLPIIKNSYIGLTNIDPLLIEYAKGIGLTDWQINRHIRIPNAYPAMFAGIKFAAILANSIAILTAIIGSGGLGELVFEGLIAFNTDKILAGALPAIVLALFIDVSFSFLERRLTPVYLKG